ATTAAACAAGACAGAAATTTATGCTCAGGAAAGTGACACCAGAAAGTTAAATTGATTCCGTGTTCTCCGTGTCTTTGTTTATGTGCACTGTCTATAGGTTGAGAAATGGATTAGTGAGTAGCTCAAGTCATCTAGTCATCAAAGCTCAAGTCATCAAATTTATGCTGGGTTCGATTCTTGGATCTCTCTTTTGCTTCCCAAAGTGTATTGAGGGATTGATTGTATTTGAAGGCTATCGAGGGTATGAGAACTATCTTTAGTATTTGAAGGCAATCGGGTATGAGATCAATAGCTAATTATTGTAATTAGCTATCTTAGTGTATCGATtactatatttaaaaaaattatatttgcatTCATCTATGTTCATTtatgttaatattttttattttactaataaaaatataaaaataaagagtaaatataattttaatatttcaattgatgatgacGGATAATGTCGGTAGTAGTTGATGGTGATGCTGAGAGTGGGTGTTGTGGATGTGGAGAGCGATAGTGAGAGATGAAGATCGCTTTGTATCCGTCGATATCGATGTAGTTGTTGAACGATCCTTACGTTGCTCGACAACTGTCAGTGTCGATATAGATGTTAAGTGATGAAAGGGCTATCGATGCGGATGTTGAGTAGTGTCACTCGACAATTGAGTCGATGGACACAGATATAAAATGACTTTCACATCTCGTTGTCATTTTTCTCATCCACAATAGTTATCCGTGACCCCCTAATGGCGTCATCGTCTGCGCCATCGACATCATCCGTCGTCATTAAttagaacattaaaattatccttttatctttttataatcGAGATCCTGAATATAGCTAATTACATAATTAATCCACAAATAAATCAAGAGAGTTGTTACTTATTCATCACTTCAATGCACCATATGATGTGTTTATATCATATGTTTTCAAACCAATCATAGATAAGTTATTtatccttttaaaaaaaaaatagtaataatGTTGTCCAATCATTCCTCCCTATTTTCCGGTCTTCTTGCGCCTAATCTCTGGTCTTCTCTTCTAGACGTTGTCAATCCTCTAGAAGAATTCAGACTAAACAGCGGAAGGAATGGAGCCGATCGGATACGATTGGACCACTGTTGAAGGATCTGAAATGTATAACCCGCAAGTTCCAGGCAAGATCAAAGCATAGAAACGATCCAAGGTTCAGCCGTCATGAGAGGAGCTTCGAGTCAACGCCGCCTTCACCTCATCTTCCACAAGCAATGCACACAGAATCGAGACTTGCAGCTTTGAACCAAACGTGAGGGACACGTCGCCGGCTGGTTGCAGAACCCCCGCGGCGCCCATAAATAGACGAACTCGGAGCACCGCAAGCGCCCCATCTGCATCGAGGCCGCTGCGATGAGGACTGCGAGATCCATCGTTGCTGCACTGCTTCTGTGCCTGGCCGCGGCGGCGACCGCCCAGGAAGCGTCGAACGTCCGCGCCACCTACCACTACTACTATCCGGAGCAGAACAACTGGGACCTGAACGCCGTCAGCGCGTACTGTGCGACGTGGGACGCCGATAAGCCATTGGCGTGGCGGCAGAAGTACGGGTGGACGGCCTTCTGCGGCCCTGCCGGGCCCACCGGCCAAGCTGCATGTGGCAAGTGCTTGTTGGTAAGCATCAGCGTTACAGCCTACGGCTGACCTTTTTTTATGGCTTTACGTCCGCGATATAGTTGACATAATCCCAAAAGAAGCGACGTGACGGGTGTGTGGGGGTGTTGCAGGTCACCAACACAGCGACAGGGACTCAGGCGACGGTCAGGATCGTAGACCAGTGTGCAAATGGAGGGCTGGATCTGGATCAGGGTGTCTTCTCTCAGCTGGACACCGATGGGACTGGCTACGCGCAGGGACATCTGATCGTGAACTACCAGTTTGTGGACTGTGGTGACTGATGTGTGTCTTCGTCTTCTCCTCATGCATATCATGGCCCCATCTTTGTGTCGTCGTCCCTCTCAACTCAATAAGAGGCCAAAAATGGATGAGGAAATAAACGCGATGAAATAATAAAGTTTCCATGGTTGTCAGTATGATCTCCACCTACAATCATCATGTCCTCGGTCACTCTTCTACTTCATCAGGCATCCAATCTCTTTTACTTTTTTCCCAGTATTATCCTACAATTTATAAGATATTGATACGGCAACATGAACTCAtcccaataaaaatattataagacaaAGTcattatacatataaatataatacTTTTGAATATAAATTTGTAAGAACAAACACAGAAACATCTTTAGAACAATAGCAAACGAGCACTTTATTCCCATCTCATATCACAAAAGAAATAATTGTTATTGTATGGTACCACCACTCATGCAGTACAGAGAGGAAATATTTCTCGGCCACTGGGACAAATGTCATGTCGCACCATCGATGGTTTTGTCAGGTTGCAAGATCAATAAACATACATGATAATGGATTCAGCTTGGATCCATCTCGATGGAAAAAAGAAGATTGATGAAAATTTTGAGTGAGCTAGTAAACAACACTAAGTTTGGAGGACTTTCAGTGATCCAcaacaaagaataaaaatgaagggTCGATGAAAATTTCAATGAGGTAGCAAAACAACATGTCTTTGCAGTTTTATTTCTGACTGCGGATCAAAACTAGATCTTCTAGTCACTATGCAAATCACGAGACTTGAGTGCTAAGTCTTACCTGCATTTGGACCACCAATGAAGAATTGGAAAGCTGCAGGTTGCCGGTCTGGAAACGTTGGCAAATAGGTAATTGAGACGAGACAGAAACACATTTGATCTTTCTTTGGGTGCAAGCTTGCACAGTTTGACTTGTTGCAGGAGCAGGTGATTTCAAAGAGTACTGTGATGAAACTTGAAACAAGATCTGAGCAGATCATGACCCAATAAGACCTTTGTGGCGAGCATAAGCAATTATGAAAATGAACAGGAAGCCACTGATAAGTCCCGACAAAATGACCACCTAGGAAGCGAACAAATGTTAGCCAGATATCAATGTGGATGTACATTGTTGATAGAAGCCTTTTGTTCACTGGTCAGCTTACCCATTTGAATACATGTCCATGGTCATCATTCCATGAATACGGTATGTTCATTCCAAATATCCCAGCAACCAGTGAATATATTGAGAGGGAAACTGTGCCAGAACTCAAGAACAGCTCTAGCTACAATACCACAATGGAAAAAGATCAGCAAACAACGATAAAAGCGAATATGTGGATTCAGAGGAAAAACAGTAGTGGTTTGCTCAAGAACGTGAAACAACAAACAAAACGCAGATCCTTAATTGTTTTGCAGCTTAAAATAATGGTGAAGAAGACTTCGACCGGTATTACCTGAATAAGTTGGTTTCGGTGGTTGTCAAGCTGCCAAGAAGAAATAAGTGATATTAGTTATTCTTTCTACCAAATTTCTTGGGTCAATTGACCAAATCTTACCTGAATATTGATATAGTCCTCTGTGTCATCAATATATTCGCGTAGCTGAAAGAAAATTTAGATTATGTAAATTAACCAGGCAAAGAGACACCTGATcctatgataattattgattagaAACATAATAAACGGGTAACATACAACAAAAAAACAATATAACTATCAGCAAATCAATACACCTAAAAAGCTCATGTTTTTTAATA
The window above is part of the Musa acuminata AAA Group cultivar baxijiao chromosome BXJ1-1, Cavendish_Baxijiao_AAA, whole genome shotgun sequence genome. Proteins encoded here:
- the LOC135587114 gene encoding pathogenesis-related protein PR-4-like, which encodes MRTARSIVAALLLCLAAAATAQEASNVRATYHYYYPEQNNWDLNAVSAYCATWDADKPLAWRQKYGWTAFCGPAGPTGQAACGKCLLVTNTATGTQATVRIVDQCANGGLDLDQGVFSQLDTDGTGYAQGHLIVNYQFVDCGD